The nucleotide sequence ACGCTCTTCTTCATTCGTCGTATATTGGTCCCAAAACCACATCATTCCTTCTCTTGTCAAAAAATAGTTTTCTCCGAATTCATGATAGGAATCTGTATCAAAATCAGCGTTTGTGACTGGATAATACAGCAATTGCTTGGATATTGGGAGGCCCTTTCGTTCTTTTGTTAAGATCGTCATGACTGTAGCCATGTTACCACCTACTGAATCTCCTGCAACGATTAGATTCTCGAGATCCAGATTTTTTGACTTGGCTAATTTATTCAGCTGTTGCAACACAGCATAATTTTGTTCAATTGCTGTTGGATATTTTGCTTCTGGTGATCGACTATATTCTGGAAAGACAACGACGGAATTCGTACGAACCGCAAGTTCTCTGATCAATTTATCATGGGTTTGAGCACTGCCAAAAACCCAGCCTGCTCCATGAATATAAAAAATAACTGGTAATTTATCCATATTCCCTTCTGGTCGTACGAGACGAATATTGAGTTTTCCCCATTCGCCAGTATCCACCATCAAGTCTTCAATATCGACGGAATATTTGTTCACAGGTGATTCTTGTACTTCTTCTAGTAAAGCTCTTCCTTCTTCCGGTGCTAGTTCATAGATACGCGGATGAGGCGCATTTGCATCACTGAATGCTACTGCTTCCTTTTCTAACGAGATACGATCAGTCATGACTTTTCCTCCCTGAGATTTAGTGTGAAGACTAAAATTACACCTCATATACTAGAGAGCATCACCGATATTGTCAAAGAATCCGTTTTCCCAAAAAATAAACAGAAAAGCCCAACATTGAACTTTTCTGTTTACTAATGGAATTTAAATTTTTATTTTTTATGCAACGGAAATTTTTCAGTTAATTCGCGTACACCTGTTTTGACTTCGTCTAGTTGAGCGTTATCATCTTTTGCTTGTAATGCTTTGACAACTAGTTCAGCCACTTTTACAGCATCT is from Enterococcus faecium and encodes:
- a CDS encoding alpha/beta hydrolase: MTDRISLEKEAVAFSDANAPHPRIYELAPEEGRALLEEVQESPVNKYSVDIEDLMVDTGEWGKLNIRLVRPEGNMDKLPVIFYIHGAGWVFGSAQTHDKLIRELAVRTNSVVVFPEYSRSPEAKYPTAIEQNYAVLQQLNKLAKSKNLDLENLIVAGDSVGGNMATVMTILTKERKGLPISKQLLYYPVTNADFDTDSYHEFGENYFLTREGMMWFWDQYTTNEEERAEITASPLRANINELNDLPSAMILTGEADVLRDEGEAYARKLRDAGVPVTQVRFQGIIHDFVMVNAMDQTKATRAAMALSTSWIKKKE